In one Myotis daubentonii chromosome 1, mMyoDau2.1, whole genome shotgun sequence genomic region, the following are encoded:
- the LOC132216464 gene encoding aquaporin-9-like has product MQSEEVQRRRFRQRLMLKNSLAKEMLSEFLGTCIMIFLGCGSVAQSVLSRGTSGGALAVNVGFSVAVGMAVYVAGGVSGGHINPAVSFAMCLFGRMKWFKFPFYVGAQLLGAFTGSAILFGVYYDAFMSFAGGELYIVGENATAQIFATYPAPYLSLANGFADQVVSTMFLLMVVFAIFDSRNWSVPRGLEPVVIALLILVLTTSMELNCGCAMNPARDLGPRLFTALAGWGFGVFKAGNNFWWIPILGPMVGAAMGGLIYILFIEIHHPNLNTDFEREQPRTN; this is encoded by the coding sequence ATGCAATCTGAGGAGGTACAGAGGAGACGCTTCAGGCAGAGACTGATGTTGAAGAACAGTTTGGCTAAAGAAATGCTCTCCGAGTTCTTGGGCACATGTATAATGATCTTTCTCGGATGTGGCTCTGTTGCCCAATCCGTCCTCAGTCGCGGAACTTCTGGAGGAGCCCTCGCTGTGAACGTTGGCTTCTCAGTAGCAGTCGGAATGGCCGTTTATGTGGCTGGGGGTGTCTCTGGTGGCCACATCAACCCTGCTGTGTCTTTTGCAATGTGTCTCTTTGGGAGGATGAAATGGTTCAAATTTCCTTTTTATGTGGGAGCCCAGCTCTTGGGAGCCTTCACAGGGTCCGCAATCCTCTTTGGTGTTTACTATGATGCATTTATGTCCTTTGCTGGCGGAGAACTGTACATCGTGGGAGAAAATGCAACAGCACAGATTTTTGCAACATACCCAGCTCCGTATCTGTCTCTGGCAAATGGGTTTGCAGACCAAGTAGTGTCCACCATGTTCCTCCTCATGGTTGTCTTTGCCATCTTTGACTCCAGAAACTGGAGCgtccccagaggcctggagcccgTTGTCATCGCCCTCCTGATTTTGGTCCTTACTACCTCCATGGAACTGAACTGTGGCTGTGCCATGAATCCAGCTCGAGACCTAGGTCCCAGGCTTTTCACTGCTTTGGCGGGATGGGGGTTTGGTGTCTTCAAAGCTGGAAATAACTTCTGGTGGATTCCTATCCTGGGCCCTATGGTTGGTGCTGCCATGGGAGGCCTCATCTACATTCTTTTCATTGAAATCCACCATCCAAACCTGAATACAGACTTTGAGAGAGAACAACCGAGGACAAACTAG